Proteins co-encoded in one Ignavibacteria bacterium genomic window:
- the nrfD gene encoding polysulfide reductase NrfD, translated as MSVDYSKEFSVIEGRPTIAEINDLIASPTETRPDRGYYIALSITLTMLMIGVVCLGLTFYYGIGMWGNNQPVGWGFGIVNFVFWVGIGHAGTLISAILFLLRQKWRTGIARFSEGMTIFAVMTAGLFPLIHVGRPWLAAYLFPYPNEHGIWVNFISPLIWDVFAVSTYLTVSFIFWYVGLIPDLASLRDRTTGKIKKVIYSVFSLGWRHSNRHWHHYEMVYLVLAGFATPLVLSVHTIVSFDFAVSVMPGWHSTIFPPYFVAGAVFSGFAMVQNVLIFVRKIFHYEHIITIDTLEKMNKIMLLTGSMVGYSYAMEFFIAWYSGNPIEQFVFINRAFGPYAWAYWIMVTCNVISPQLFWVKKIRRTVPVMLVIGIFVNVGMWFERFVIVVTSLSRDFLPSSWHYFTPTYVDLGILLGSFGFFFTWILLFIKTLPVVSIAEVKGVIEGSQVEHHTAEDSTAFKPRQQEGK; from the coding sequence GTGAGTGTCGATTATTCAAAAGAATTTTCAGTCATAGAAGGCAGGCCTACGATTGCCGAAATTAACGATCTGATCGCAAGCCCTACAGAAACCAGGCCTGACAGGGGTTACTACATTGCGCTTTCAATAACCTTAACCATGCTTATGATAGGCGTCGTCTGCCTGGGACTAACCTTCTACTACGGCATAGGAATGTGGGGCAACAACCAGCCCGTGGGCTGGGGATTCGGTATCGTTAACTTTGTCTTCTGGGTCGGTATAGGCCACGCAGGAACACTTATCTCGGCAATACTTTTTCTCTTAAGACAGAAGTGGAGAACCGGTATTGCAAGGTTCTCTGAAGGCATGACAATATTTGCCGTTATGACGGCGGGACTTTTCCCGCTTATTCATGTCGGCCGCCCGTGGCTGGCAGCATACTTGTTCCCGTACCCTAATGAACACGGCATATGGGTGAACTTTATTTCGCCATTGATCTGGGACGTGTTTGCCGTCTCAACTTACCTTACCGTTTCATTTATTTTCTGGTACGTTGGGCTTATTCCCGACCTGGCAAGCCTGCGCGACAGGACAACGGGGAAGATTAAGAAGGTTATTTATTCGGTTTTCTCTTTAGGCTGGAGGCACTCAAACAGGCACTGGCACCATTATGAAATGGTTTACCTCGTTCTTGCAGGTTTTGCAACGCCATTGGTCTTGTCGGTGCATACTATTGTAAGCTTCGACTTTGCCGTTTCAGTTATGCCCGGCTGGCACTCGACGATTTTTCCTCCTTACTTTGTTGCCGGAGCGGTTTTCTCAGGCTTTGCCATGGTGCAGAATGTGCTCATTTTCGTAAGAAAAATATTCCACTATGAGCACATAATAACCATAGATACTCTGGAGAAAATGAATAAAATCATGCTCCTTACCGGATCCATGGTGGGATATTCCTACGCAATGGAATTCTTCATAGCCTGGTACAGCGGAAACCCTATTGAACAGTTTGTTTTCATTAACCGTGCATTCGGGCCCTACGCGTGGGCATACTGGATCATGGTTACATGCAACGTAATTTCGCCGCAGCTCTTCTGGGTTAAAAAAATAAGAAGGACAGTTCCTGTAATGCTGGTAATAGGAATATTTGTAAACGTCGGCATGTGGTTCGAAAGGTTTGTAATTGTTGTTACGTCGCTTTCAAGGGACTTCCTCCCCTCGAGCTGGCATTACTTTACTCCTACATACGTCGACCTGGGCATTTTACTCGGAAGCTTCGGGTTTTTCTTTACATGGATTCTGCTATTTATAAAGACGCTGCCTGTTGTCTCAATAGCTGAGGTCAAAGGGGTCATCGAAGGCTCTCAGGTTGAGCACCATACTGCAGAAGATTCAACTGCATTCAAACCCCGGCAGCAGGAGGGTAAATAA
- a CDS encoding TAT-variant-translocated molybdopterin oxidoreductase codes for MNNSHNETSGKDPNYWRSLRELSKDPEAFEENASEFMKGVTDDFDISKLSTVSRRKFLALLSASVAFAASSCTNYHDKGEIIPYNRKPEEITPGIANLYASTCTGCPNACGTIIKTREGRPIKVDGNPDHPVNRGKICAIGQASVINLYDPNRLKTPVQVSDGGPSAISWPTVDDGMISELEKAASSGKQIAIIARRISSPSEKMVLDNFIAKYPTARVYSYELFNDGMRNAAWSRSYGTGTFPLIAWDQARVVVSLEGDFLACEGHTMENIQLFTKGRDGFLNKEFNRLYMLESTMSATGMAADYRMRLRADRQLEFVLCLINEIGSKTGSPIKAPAATSLKDFVRNEKLSEKAVAHLVSDLISNRGAAIVYAGSRLPEEVHVAVNALNEMLGNTKLYRTDQAEVVQVPFALKPDWENLISSMNNGSVQIVIHYDTNPVFDLPQDFGYETALKKVPFSIAMLEQENETSALCKYALPINHNLESWGDYNTRSGVYSLQQPVLYPLYSTRQKEAVLLSWASGDRNFYKDTVYHDFIMNNWEKGVYANANSPLDFRTFWLTALENGVVINPQPALQMGTFQAQSLANLKPAPKGGNYTLVLKENYSIGPDGRYANNGFLQELPHPVSKVVWDNYAAISPGLAKELGVGYYDKIEVSLGNRKQEFPVFIQPGTADGTVVVELGYGRWKAGEVGSGVGTNANMLMSKNAAITPFIYNGVSVKKASGTYKLVTTQEQHTVEDSRSTDAHKKRGIIREGTVEEYQKNPAFMEKEERERISMNKNPEYTGVKWAMGIDLNKCVGCNACVTACDIENNVPVVGKEQVNNGRIMHWFRVDRYYSGTPDEPVAYQQPMLCQHCDTAPCENVCPVAATSHSPDGLNQMAYNRCVGTRYCSNNCPYKVRRFNFFNFRDHFADGYYLQEPVEMVYNPEVTVRSRGVMEKCTFCIQRIMQARQNAIEENRDLKGSDVTTACQQACPSNAIVFGDANDPDSVISKFRQHDLGYHVLVELNTRPNVTYLAKLRNIHPEV; via the coding sequence ATGAATAACTCACATAATGAAACTTCCGGTAAAGATCCTAACTACTGGAGAAGCCTTAGAGAACTCAGTAAAGACCCCGAAGCATTTGAGGAAAACGCAAGTGAATTTATGAAGGGCGTTACCGATGATTTTGACATTTCAAAACTGAGCACCGTCTCAAGAAGAAAGTTTCTGGCTTTGCTTAGTGCGTCAGTGGCCTTTGCAGCCTCTTCATGCACAAATTACCACGATAAAGGGGAGATAATACCTTATAACAGAAAGCCGGAGGAAATTACTCCGGGTATTGCAAACCTTTATGCCTCCACATGCACGGGATGCCCTAATGCGTGCGGCACAATTATAAAAACACGCGAGGGAAGGCCGATTAAAGTTGACGGCAACCCCGACCATCCGGTAAACCGCGGGAAGATCTGTGCAATCGGGCAGGCAAGTGTAATAAACCTCTACGACCCGAACCGATTAAAAACTCCCGTCCAGGTCTCAGATGGCGGTCCTTCGGCCATCTCCTGGCCCACTGTTGACGACGGGATGATTTCAGAACTTGAAAAAGCAGCATCATCAGGAAAACAGATTGCAATTATAGCACGCAGGATCTCCTCACCTTCGGAGAAGATGGTGCTGGATAACTTTATTGCCAAATATCCCACTGCAAGAGTCTATTCATATGAGCTCTTTAATGACGGCATGCGTAACGCCGCATGGAGCCGCTCCTATGGAACGGGGACCTTCCCCTTAATAGCCTGGGATCAGGCCCGAGTGGTGGTTTCTCTGGAAGGGGACTTCCTGGCCTGCGAAGGGCACACAATGGAAAATATCCAGTTGTTTACAAAAGGGCGAGACGGCTTCCTGAATAAAGAATTTAACAGGCTCTATATGCTGGAAAGCACCATGAGCGCAACCGGCATGGCTGCAGACTACCGCATGAGACTAAGGGCAGACCGGCAGCTTGAATTTGTACTTTGCCTCATAAATGAAATAGGGAGTAAGACAGGAAGCCCCATAAAGGCGCCCGCAGCCACTTCACTGAAAGACTTTGTTAGAAATGAAAAGCTGTCTGAAAAGGCTGTAGCCCATTTGGTCTCGGACCTTATCAGTAACCGTGGAGCCGCAATTGTCTATGCCGGAAGCCGCCTTCCTGAAGAGGTTCACGTGGCTGTTAACGCTCTTAATGAAATGCTCGGCAATACGAAACTCTACCGCACCGACCAGGCGGAAGTTGTACAGGTGCCGTTTGCATTAAAACCTGACTGGGAAAACCTCATAAGTTCTATGAATAACGGCAGCGTTCAGATTGTAATACATTACGACACCAACCCGGTTTTCGACCTTCCCCAGGATTTCGGCTATGAAACGGCGCTTAAGAAAGTGCCATTCTCAATTGCTATGCTTGAGCAGGAAAATGAAACCTCGGCTCTCTGCAAATACGCGCTTCCAATAAACCACAACCTTGAGTCATGGGGAGACTATAATACAAGAAGCGGTGTCTATAGCCTTCAGCAGCCTGTACTCTATCCTTTGTATTCAACGCGGCAGAAGGAAGCAGTCCTCCTTTCGTGGGCCTCCGGGGACAGGAACTTCTATAAGGACACGGTCTATCACGATTTTATCATGAATAACTGGGAAAAAGGGGTCTATGCAAACGCAAACTCCCCGCTGGATTTCAGAACTTTCTGGCTTACGGCTCTGGAGAACGGGGTGGTTATAAATCCGCAGCCTGCCTTACAGATGGGAACGTTCCAGGCTCAGAGCCTCGCAAACCTGAAACCCGCGCCTAAAGGAGGCAATTATACGCTCGTCCTGAAGGAAAATTACTCCATCGGCCCCGACGGGCGCTATGCCAATAACGGATTCCTGCAGGAATTGCCGCACCCTGTTTCGAAAGTTGTATGGGATAACTATGCAGCCATATCTCCCGGCCTGGCAAAGGAACTCGGCGTGGGCTATTATGACAAAATAGAAGTAAGCCTCGGCAACAGGAAACAGGAATTCCCCGTATTCATTCAGCCGGGTACGGCAGACGGAACCGTTGTAGTCGAACTGGGCTACGGAAGGTGGAAAGCCGGTGAAGTGGGCTCCGGCGTGGGAACAAACGCCAACATGCTCATGAGCAAAAATGCCGCAATAACTCCTTTTATTTATAACGGCGTAAGCGTAAAAAAGGCTTCCGGAACCTACAAGCTCGTTACAACACAGGAGCAGCATACGGTAGAGGATTCCCGGTCAACAGACGCCCATAAAAAGCGCGGTATTATAAGGGAAGGAACCGTTGAGGAATACCAGAAGAACCCGGCCTTCATGGAGAAAGAAGAACGCGAACGCATAAGCATGAATAAGAACCCCGAATACACAGGCGTTAAATGGGCTATGGGAATAGACCTTAATAAATGCGTGGGCTGCAACGCATGCGTTACAGCATGCGACATTGAAAATAACGTGCCCGTAGTCGGTAAAGAACAGGTCAATAACGGACGCATTATGCACTGGTTCAGGGTGGACCGCTATTACTCGGGCACGCCGGATGAACCGGTTGCCTATCAGCAGCCGATGCTCTGCCAGCACTGCGACACGGCACCGTGTGAAAACGTTTGCCCCGTTGCTGCAACAAGCCACAGCCCCGACGGCTTAAATCAGATGGCATATAACAGGTGCGTCGGTACACGCTACTGCTCAAACAACTGTCCGTATAAGGTAAGAAGATTTAACTTCTTTAACTTCAGGGACCACTTTGCCGACGGGTACTACCTGCAGGAGCCGGTTGAAATGGTTTATAACCCCGAGGTTACTGTACGCTCGCGCGGCGTAATGGAAAAATGCACCTTCTGCATTCAGCGCATTATGCAGGCAAGGCAGAATGCTATAGAAGAAAACCGGGACCTTAAAGGCTCAGACGTCACGACGGCCTGCCAGCAGGCATGCCCTTCAAACGCAATTGTATTTGGTGATGCCAACGATCCTGATTCCGTAATCTCAAAGTTCAGGCAGCACGACCTGGGCTACCACGTCCTGGTGGAGTTAAATACGCGTCCTAATGTTACTTATCTGGCCAAATTAAGAAATATTCATCCGGAGGTCTAA
- a CDS encoding cytochrome c3 family protein has product MKKTVLDYTLKVRLPVTLFVILCSIVLTYFISRPERDGVGYGPDQPIKFSHKLHAGTMGIDCRYCHTGADKSRHAMIPSVSTCMNCHSVARKDRPEIIRLTKYYEENNAIPWKRIHRVPDFVYFNHSVHVNRGLKCQTCHGEVQNMEVVAQMNSFVMSACLNCHRNAPKMLPYIKNVKYGPQNCFACHR; this is encoded by the coding sequence GTGAAAAAAACTGTGCTCGATTATACATTAAAAGTCAGGCTTCCGGTAACTCTTTTCGTCATTTTATGCTCCATAGTCCTGACTTATTTTATATCCAGGCCAGAACGCGACGGCGTGGGCTACGGTCCTGATCAGCCGATAAAGTTTTCTCACAAGCTGCACGCGGGCACAATGGGTATAGACTGCCGGTATTGCCATACGGGAGCCGATAAATCAAGGCACGCCATGATCCCTTCTGTTTCGACATGCATGAACTGCCACAGCGTTGCACGCAAGGACAGGCCCGAAATTATCAGGCTTACAAAGTATTATGAAGAAAATAACGCGATCCCGTGGAAGAGGATCCACAGGGTTCCCGACTTCGTTTACTTTAACCACAGCGTCCACGTAAACCGGGGCCTTAAATGCCAGACCTGTCACGGCGAGGTGCAGAATATGGAAGTTGTTGCGCAGATGAACTCTTTCGTCATGTCCGCATGCCTTAACTGCCATAGAAATGCTCCAAAGATGCTTCCATATATTAAAAATGTTAAATACGGACCTCAAAACTGTTTTGCCTGTCACCGCTGA
- a CDS encoding polyprenyl synthetase family protein translates to MIKSQLSDISSPIKAELECFSGLYKKSLKSSVGLVDLVTKFILKQKGKKIRPLLVLLSAKVAGGVNERTYRGAILVELLHTATLVHDDVVDNADKRRGLPSINAIWKNKVAVLMGDYLLSRGLMIAVDGHDFDFLGIVTDAVKRMSEGELLQISKTRKLDIDEATYFRIISDKTASLLATCCEIGTVSATDDAELHASMRKFGENIGIAFQIRDDILDYVGTSSIIGKPLGGDIKEKKITLPLIYSLKQASESERSSILKMIKKGSKNDDVKKVVEFVKKYKGIDYAVETAHRYSEMAKQQLNRFPDSEGKLALLALVDFIIDRKN, encoded by the coding sequence TTGATTAAGTCACAATTATCCGATATTAGTAGTCCAATTAAGGCGGAACTGGAGTGTTTTAGCGGTCTTTATAAAAAGTCGCTGAAGTCCAGCGTGGGACTGGTCGATCTGGTCACAAAGTTCATCTTAAAGCAGAAGGGAAAAAAAATACGCCCGCTTCTGGTGCTCTTGTCTGCCAAGGTTGCAGGCGGCGTGAATGAAAGGACATACCGCGGCGCAATATTAGTCGAACTTTTGCATACAGCTACGCTCGTGCATGATGATGTGGTGGATAATGCTGACAAAAGAAGGGGATTGCCTTCAATAAATGCCATATGGAAAAATAAGGTGGCTGTCCTCATGGGTGACTACCTGCTCTCGCGCGGACTGATGATTGCCGTGGACGGGCATGATTTTGATTTCCTTGGCATAGTTACCGATGCCGTAAAACGCATGTCTGAGGGTGAACTGCTGCAGATAAGCAAGACCAGAAAACTCGACATTGATGAGGCAACATACTTCAGGATAATTTCAGATAAAACCGCCTCTCTGCTTGCTACCTGCTGCGAAATCGGTACTGTCAGCGCAACAGATGACGCTGAGCTCCATGCTTCAATGCGGAAGTTCGGTGAAAACATAGGCATCGCCTTCCAGATAAGGGATGATATACTGGACTATGTCGGCACTTCAAGCATAATAGGAAAGCCTCTTGGCGGTGATATTAAGGAAAAGAAGATCACGCTTCCGCTCATTTATTCTCTTAAACAGGCCAGTGAAAGCGAACGCTCCTCAATCCTTAAGATGATCAAAAAAGGCAGCAAAAACGATGACGTGAAAAAGGTTGTAGAATTTGTAAAGAAGTATAAGGGAATTGACTATGCAGTTGAAACTGCACACAGGTACTCTGAAATGGCAAAGCAGCAGCTTAACCGGTTCCCGGACTCAGAAGGCAAACTTGCCCTTTTGGCGCTCGTTGACTTCATTATTGACAGAAAAAACTAA
- the tatC gene encoding twin-arginine translocase subunit TatC translates to MSFLDHLEELRWRIIYSMIGVIVGTIVCWVFSDFLITNILLAPATRAGIKLQNLRPFGQIMLYMEISIIGGIVLSLPNLVYQLWKFIEPALRTSEKKYISAIVLFTTFCFLSGIAFAYFVMLPLTFGFAANFGSKAIENNFAVDEYLSIIISIMLGAGVVFELPMLSFFLSKLGILKPQIMRRYRRHAIVVIMVLAAFLTPGTDPVSQLVLAVPLVLLYEISIFVSKMSQRKS, encoded by the coding sequence ATGTCCTTCCTCGATCACCTGGAAGAACTTAGGTGGAGAATTATATATTCTATGATCGGGGTTATTGTTGGCACCATTGTATGCTGGGTCTTTAGCGATTTTCTTATAACCAATATCCTTCTTGCCCCGGCTACAAGAGCCGGAATAAAGCTTCAGAACCTGAGGCCTTTCGGGCAGATAATGCTGTACATGGAAATTTCCATTATAGGCGGGATCGTTCTCAGCCTTCCTAATCTTGTCTATCAGCTCTGGAAATTCATCGAGCCTGCCTTAAGGACGAGTGAGAAAAAGTACATAAGCGCAATTGTACTTTTTACAACCTTTTGCTTTCTTTCCGGAATTGCTTTTGCATACTTTGTGATGCTCCCATTGACCTTCGGCTTTGCGGCAAACTTCGGCTCAAAGGCAATTGAGAACAATTTTGCGGTCGATGAGTACCTGTCCATTATTATCAGCATAATGCTTGGTGCGGGGGTGGTCTTTGAACTGCCGATGCTATCTTTCTTCCTTTCGAAACTTGGCATTCTGAAGCCCCAGATTATGAGGCGCTACAGAAGGCACGCTATTGTGGTTATCATGGTCCTTGCAGCTTTTCTCACGCCGGGAACCGATCCGGTTTCTCAGCTTGTTTTAGCTGTACCGTTGGTTTTATTGTACGAAATAAGTATATTCGTATCTAAAATGTCACAAAGGAAATCTTGA
- a CDS encoding serine hydroxymethyltransferase, translating into MINNLQNDSELFEIANLELARQQNNLELIASENFVSMAVLEAAGSVLTNKYAEGYPGKRYYGGCEYVDMAENIARERLKKLFGAEYANVQPHSGSQANMAVYMTLLHPGDTILGLNLAHGGHLTHGSPVNFSGQIYRAVSYSLNEKTKMIDYDQVQDLAKKEKPKLIIMGASAYSRDWDYAKFREIADSVGALLMMDMAHPAGLIAKGLLNNPLPYCDVVTSTTHKTLRGPRGGIILVGKDRENPLGIKTLKGDRLKLMSEIFDSMVMPGIQGGPLMHIIMAKAVAFGEALQDSFTDYAKQIISNSKALAAKLLEMGYDIVSGGTDNHLMLVDLTNKNITGKQAENALGMAGITVNKNMVPFDKRSPFVTSGIRIGTPAVTTRGMKEAEMETIASLIDKAINNFENEETLSSIKAEVKNLCSGFPLYPELGTLAFKS; encoded by the coding sequence ATGATAAACAATTTGCAAAACGACAGCGAGCTTTTTGAGATTGCAAATCTCGAACTCGCACGTCAGCAGAACAATCTTGAACTGATCGCTTCTGAAAACTTTGTCAGCATGGCCGTTCTTGAAGCAGCCGGCTCCGTTTTAACGAACAAGTACGCCGAAGGATATCCCGGAAAGAGATACTACGGCGGCTGCGAATACGTAGATATGGCTGAAAACATTGCCCGCGAACGCCTTAAAAAACTCTTCGGCGCAGAATACGCAAACGTTCAGCCTCACAGCGGCTCACAGGCAAATATGGCCGTCTATATGACGCTCCTGCATCCGGGGGATACAATTTTGGGGCTTAACCTTGCTCACGGGGGCCACCTTACACACGGATCCCCGGTGAACTTTTCCGGACAGATCTACAGGGCTGTTTCCTACAGCCTGAATGAGAAAACCAAGATGATCGATTACGACCAGGTACAAGATCTGGCAAAAAAGGAAAAACCGAAGCTTATCATCATGGGCGCCAGCGCTTATTCAAGAGACTGGGACTATGCAAAGTTCAGGGAAATTGCAGACTCCGTGGGAGCGCTTTTAATGATGGATATGGCGCATCCGGCAGGACTTATTGCAAAAGGGCTGCTTAATAATCCTCTTCCTTACTGCGACGTTGTTACTTCAACAACACACAAAACCTTAAGAGGCCCCAGAGGCGGCATCATACTGGTTGGCAAGGACAGGGAAAACCCGCTTGGAATTAAAACCCTTAAGGGCGACCGCCTTAAACTGATGTCCGAAATATTCGATAGTATGGTAATGCCCGGTATTCAGGGCGGGCCGCTTATGCACATCATAATGGCTAAGGCTGTTGCCTTCGGCGAAGCACTTCAGGATTCATTTACAGACTATGCAAAGCAGATCATTTCGAATTCAAAAGCCCTTGCCGCAAAGCTACTTGAAATGGGCTACGATATCGTCTCCGGCGGCACGGATAATCACCTGATGCTTGTTGATCTTACAAATAAGAACATTACGGGCAAACAGGCCGAAAACGCACTTGGCATGGCCGGCATTACGGTTAACAAGAATATGGTTCCTTTCGACAAACGCAGTCCCTTTGTAACAAGCGGCATCAGGATCGGTACACCTGCTGTTACCACCAGGGGAATGAAAGAAGCTGAAATGGAAACAATTGCCAGTCTTATCGACAAGGCGATAAATAATTTCGAGAATGAAGAAACTCTTTCTTCAATCAAGGCTGAAGTTAAAAATCTCTGCTCGGGCTTCCCGCTTTATCCTGAACTGGGCACACTGGCATTTAAGTCCTGA
- the rpiB gene encoding ribose 5-phosphate isomerase B, which produces MKISIASDHAGFRYKEIIKAYLSSRGFEVLDHGTFSVESADYPDFIRPAALDVAMQKSDRAIGVCGSGIGVSIVANKVHGVRAALALNEEMAELSVRHNNANFLALSEKFIEEKSLLKIVDAWLSAEFEGGRHLRRVNKIEQPGEADPSGRE; this is translated from the coding sequence ATGAAAATTTCAATTGCATCTGATCACGCCGGTTTCCGTTATAAAGAAATCATAAAGGCTTATCTTTCCAGCAGGGGTTTTGAGGTTTTAGATCACGGCACCTTTTCCGTGGAATCGGCCGACTATCCCGATTTTATCAGGCCTGCGGCACTCGACGTTGCCATGCAGAAGTCAGACAGGGCAATAGGCGTCTGCGGAAGCGGTATCGGTGTCTCAATTGTTGCCAATAAGGTGCATGGCGTAAGAGCTGCCCTGGCATTAAATGAAGAGATGGCCGAACTTTCTGTCAGGCACAATAACGCCAACTTTCTGGCTCTTTCGGAAAAGTTCATTGAGGAAAAAAGCCTTCTTAAGATTGTGGATGCATGGCTCAGTGCTGAATTTGAAGGCGGCAGGCACCTCAGGCGGGTTAACAAAATTGAACAGCCCGGGGAGGCTGATCCGTCCGGAAGGGAGTAA
- a CDS encoding DUF4270 domain-containing protein — MYSKFKYIYLMVLVGTTMLLSSCADDPSTVGLGLLDPNDYITLNADSSIQTQSASYFKTEAKLSASDRLLLGKYGNIQASMLVQFALTSLPDTTRSGLLDGTVTIKSATVEMSKVYTLGSSTAPFDFSVHKINNSWGQNFTADSLSKLNYDAFNLKSSELNTSDTLYTFSLDKNSVTSWLKDTSYTNSHNYGLYFAPSASSGKIVGFQAIALSLTRPLLTMSVVFSKHGQSDYTVTFNDNNDLHTIAGSLPQITSTDLVVQGGIAVSSKFQITTANIPQDAIINSAILELTVDTLHSVLGSPASNYLVVQFVTNSSTNAYDTTSTTVLNKSGNVFSGNIASHLQRWLKGEANNGLMISLGNETATGDLYAFKSGNAADRPRLKILYTAKSK; from the coding sequence TTGTACTCAAAGTTTAAGTATATATACCTGATGGTCCTTGTCGGCACCACGATGCTTCTTTCTTCATGCGCCGATGACCCCTCTACTGTAGGACTGGGACTCTTGGACCCTAACGACTACATAACTCTTAATGCAGACAGCTCAATTCAGACACAGTCTGCTTCTTATTTCAAGACCGAGGCAAAGCTTTCTGCCTCAGACAGACTCCTTTTAGGCAAGTACGGCAACATTCAGGCTTCAATGCTGGTGCAGTTTGCACTTACATCTCTGCCCGATACGACCCGCTCTGGGCTCCTGGACGGCACAGTTACCATTAAATCTGCAACAGTTGAAATGTCTAAGGTCTATACATTAGGCAGCAGCACTGCACCCTTCGACTTCTCGGTCCATAAGATCAATAACAGCTGGGGTCAGAATTTTACGGCGGACAGCCTTTCAAAATTAAATTACGATGCCTTTAACCTTAAGTCTTCTGAGCTGAATACGTCGGACACACTTTATACGTTCAGCCTGGATAAAAATTCTGTCACCTCCTGGCTTAAGGATACTAGTTATACAAACAGCCATAACTACGGACTTTATTTTGCCCCAAGCGCCTCTTCGGGTAAAATTGTAGGATTTCAGGCCATTGCTTTAAGCCTCACAAGGCCCTTACTGACAATGTCAGTGGTCTTTTCAAAGCATGGACAGAGCGACTATACAGTTACATTCAATGACAATAACGACCTGCATACCATCGCAGGATCGCTGCCTCAGATAACTTCAACCGACCTGGTCGTTCAGGGAGGCATTGCCGTAAGTTCCAAATTCCAGATCACTACGGCAAATATCCCCCAGGATGCAATTATTAACAGCGCTATTCTGGAACTGACTGTAGACACGCTGCATAGCGTCCTGGGTAGTCCTGCATCGAACTATCTTGTAGTGCAGTTTGTAACCAATAGCAGCACTAACGCATACGATACAACAAGCACTACTGTTCTTAATAAGTCGGGTAATGTATTCTCCGGCAATATTGCATCACATCTTCAAAGATGGCTCAAAGGGGAGGCAAATAACGGACTTATGATTTCGCTAGGCAATGAGACCGCCACAGGCGACCTTTACGCATTTAAGAGCGGCAATGCAGCCGACAGGCCAAGACTAAAAATCCTTTATACGGCAAAAAGTAAATAG
- a CDS encoding HAD family hydrolase, whose protein sequence is MANFAVFFDRDGTLNLDPGYLGDPEKVVLYPGVAEALLKLKNEGFKIVVISNQSGIARGFFSSKEVDAVNLKINDLLKERGVCVDKFYYCPYHPDFNTPEECRCRKPSPLLVLKAAEDLEIDLRKSYFVGDMISDVECGINAGVRTVLLKNTLKEEQISGLLVKDKLPNFIAENLIDASDFIIKDFSGGN, encoded by the coding sequence ATGGCTAACTTTGCTGTGTTTTTTGACCGGGACGGAACCTTAAACCTGGATCCCGGATATCTCGGCGATCCTGAGAAGGTTGTTTTGTATCCTGGTGTTGCCGAGGCTTTATTGAAGCTGAAAAATGAAGGCTTCAAAATTGTCGTTATCTCTAATCAGTCAGGCATTGCGCGCGGATTTTTTTCTTCAAAAGAGGTCGATGCGGTAAACCTCAAAATCAATGACCTGCTGAAAGAAAGGGGCGTTTGTGTGGATAAATTCTATTACTGCCCGTACCACCCGGATTTTAACACCCCTGAGGAATGCCGCTGCAGAAAACCTTCGCCGCTTCTGGTCTTGAAGGCTGCCGAAGACCTCGAGATAGACCTCAGGAAGTCTTACTTCGTCGGCGATATGATTTCGGATGTCGAGTGCGGAATTAATGCGGGGGTCAGAACCGTCCTGCTTAAAAATACTCTGAAAGAGGAACAAATTTCAGGCTTGCTTGTAAAAGATAAGCTCCCCAACTTTATTGCTGAAAATTTAATTGATGCGTCGGATTTTATTATTAAAGATTTTTCCGGAGGAAATTGA